From Roseibium alexandrii DFL-11, the proteins below share one genomic window:
- a CDS encoding peroxiredoxin, with protein sequence MTLKVGDKLPDATFKTMTSDGPGEISTADLTSGKTVVLFGVPGAFTPTCHMNHLPGFVEHADTLKSKGIDAIAVVSVNDVFVMDAWQKASNANAITFLADTGAEFVEAAGLGLGPAPIFGHLRSQRFALIAKDGEVSFIAVEDSPGDATKTGAAAILEAL encoded by the coding sequence ATGACACTCAAGGTGGGCGACAAGCTGCCGGATGCAACATTCAAGACCATGACTTCAGATGGTCCTGGTGAAATTTCAACAGCAGACCTGACGTCCGGCAAAACAGTTGTCCTGTTTGGTGTTCCAGGCGCTTTCACGCCGACGTGCCACATGAACCACCTGCCCGGCTTTGTCGAGCATGCTGATACACTGAAATCCAAAGGTATCGACGCAATCGCTGTCGTGTCTGTCAACGACGTGTTTGTCATGGACGCGTGGCAGAAGGCCTCCAACGCCAATGCGATCACTTTCCTCGCTGACACCGGTGCAGAGTTTGTCGAAGCAGCTGGTCTTGGTCTTGGCCCGGCACCAATCTTTGGTCACCTGCGGTCCCAGCGGTTTGCTTTGATTGCAAAAGACGGTGAAGTGAGCTTCATTGCCGTCGAAGACAGCCCGGGCGATGCGACCAAAACCGGCGCTGCAGCGATCCTGGAAGCGCTTTAA
- a CDS encoding GNAT family N-acetyltransferase: MSLLRPGPPPDAELLIEAGAHYLRPPIMSDFKVWCLLRSDSRAFLTPWEPLWPSDDLSKSGFRRRLRRYARDRKEGRSLTFLLFNARNDDLLGGLTLSNIRRGVSQSATLGYWMGERHACKGHMSAAVAMILPFCFDVLNLHRIEAACIPTNTPSIRLLEKAGFNREGYARNYLLINGTWQDHLLLSCLAEDYAARPDAVSPLVEGILKDFL, encoded by the coding sequence ATGTCTCTGCTTCGCCCAGGTCCGCCTCCTGACGCCGAGCTTCTCATCGAAGCTGGCGCGCATTATCTGCGCCCCCCAATCATGAGCGACTTCAAGGTCTGGTGCTTGCTTCGCAGCGATAGCCGGGCCTTTTTGACGCCATGGGAACCGTTGTGGCCGTCTGATGATTTGTCCAAGTCCGGCTTCCGCCGCCGCTTGCGCCGCTATGCGCGGGACCGCAAGGAAGGGCGCAGCCTGACCTTCCTCCTTTTCAACGCGCGCAACGACGATTTGCTGGGCGGACTGACGCTCAGCAACATCCGGCGCGGGGTCAGCCAGTCGGCAACGCTTGGCTACTGGATGGGGGAGCGTCACGCGTGTAAAGGGCACATGTCAGCGGCCGTCGCCATGATCTTGCCGTTTTGTTTCGACGTTCTGAACCTTCATCGCATTGAGGCTGCTTGCATTCCGACCAACACCCCGTCCATCCGGCTCCTAGAAAAGGCGGGGTTCAACCGGGAAGGATATGCGCGTAACTATCTGTTAATAAACGGAACTTGGCAGGATCATCTTTTGCTCTCCTGTTTGGCGGAAGACTACGCGGCGCGCCCGGATGCGGTGTCTCCGCTTGTCGAAGGAATTTTGAAAGACTTCTTGTGA
- a CDS encoding protein-disulfide reductase DsbD domain-containing protein produces the protein MKSALALLFFLAITLPTTALAAASEWVTVKGGAVRLITTGPPENGTYWAGLEFQLEPGWHTYWRYPGEAGIPPQITWTNTSNIKNKTVLYPVPERYSDGFSDSIVYHDGIILPLKITPEDASKPAQISLELFFGVCNDICVPGEATLSLQLEPDTRPDSLSAKLIKRDLQAVPGIAPSGGLDIVSVTLVESDGKRLRIEVETGSAGTPDLFAAGPEGSYIALPKLAEGETGNPVWHLSTKGLKTTASDTNLRLVLSDGENALEHLAPIQPDWLD, from the coding sequence ATGAAATCAGCATTGGCACTCCTCTTTTTTCTGGCAATCACACTCCCAACCACAGCTCTTGCTGCGGCCAGTGAATGGGTAACCGTCAAAGGTGGCGCCGTTCGGCTGATCACGACCGGACCGCCTGAAAACGGCACTTACTGGGCCGGACTGGAGTTTCAACTGGAACCGGGCTGGCACACCTATTGGCGCTATCCGGGCGAAGCTGGCATACCGCCGCAAATCACCTGGACGAACACGTCCAACATAAAGAACAAAACAGTTCTCTACCCGGTTCCAGAGCGATACAGCGATGGGTTCTCAGACTCCATCGTCTACCACGACGGCATTATCCTGCCGCTAAAGATCACGCCGGAAGATGCCTCCAAGCCCGCGCAGATTTCGCTTGAGCTGTTTTTTGGCGTTTGCAATGACATTTGCGTGCCGGGCGAGGCCACTTTGTCCCTTCAACTTGAACCGGATACCCGCCCAGACAGCCTCTCAGCGAAACTGATCAAACGCGATTTGCAGGCCGTCCCCGGCATTGCTCCATCTGGAGGGCTGGATATTGTCTCTGTCACGCTTGTCGAAAGCGATGGCAAGCGTTTGAGGATTGAAGTTGAAACCGGATCAGCGGGGACGCCGGATCTCTTTGCGGCGGGGCCCGAAGGCTCCTACATCGCACTCCCGAAACTGGCCGAAGGTGAAACCGGCAATCCTGTTTGGCACTTGTCGACGAAGGGCCTGAAAACAACAGCTTCCGATACGAACCTGCGCCTCGTTCTGTCCGATGGCGAAAACGCGTTGGAACACCTGGCACCGATTCAACCGGATTGGTTGGATTAG
- the thrC gene encoding threonine synthase, which yields MKYSSTRGDAPVLEFSDVLLQGLARDGGLYLPETWPQFDAETIASFAGKSYEEVAFEVISPFVDGAIPDADLKSMIAESYSGFRHPAVTPLVQTGSNTFILELFHGPTLAFKDVAMQLLGRMMDYVLTQRGLRATIVGATSGDTGGAAIEAFRGRGRTDIFVLFPDGRVSNVQRRQMTTPTEANVHALALTGNFDDCQAIVKGMFNHFNFRDRVALSGVNSINWARILAQIVYYFVAGAALGAPHRKVSFTVPTGNFGDIFAGYAAMKMGLPVDKLVVATNVNDILARTLETGRYEKRGVHPTISPSMDIQVSSNFERLLSEVNGRDGDVVRRMMNQLNQSGSFTIEDGPLAEMRQHFAAGRCDEEATSATIAELWTEAGYLLDPHTAIGVHVAKAHTSGETPMVVLGTAHPAKFPDAVEAASGDRPDLPENLKDMMFAEERQQVLAAEQGAVEQYIEKHARAVGAGV from the coding sequence GTGAAATACAGCAGTACGCGCGGTGATGCACCTGTATTGGAGTTTTCGGACGTTTTGCTCCAGGGACTTGCCCGCGATGGCGGTCTTTATCTTCCAGAAACATGGCCGCAGTTCGATGCTGAGACCATCGCTTCTTTCGCTGGAAAATCCTATGAGGAAGTCGCGTTTGAGGTGATCAGCCCGTTTGTCGACGGGGCCATCCCGGATGCGGATCTGAAATCCATGATCGCGGAATCCTATTCCGGCTTCCGGCACCCGGCGGTCACACCCCTGGTTCAGACAGGCTCCAACACGTTTATCCTTGAGCTATTCCACGGCCCAACCCTGGCGTTCAAGGATGTCGCCATGCAGTTGCTTGGCCGGATGATGGACTACGTGCTGACGCAGCGGGGCTTGCGCGCAACCATCGTCGGAGCAACCTCGGGTGACACCGGCGGGGCGGCCATCGAAGCCTTCCGCGGCCGGGGCCGGACGGACATTTTCGTCCTCTTCCCGGACGGCCGGGTTTCAAACGTTCAACGCCGTCAGATGACAACGCCGACAGAGGCGAACGTTCACGCCTTGGCCTTGACCGGCAACTTTGATGATTGCCAGGCAATCGTCAAAGGCATGTTCAACCATTTCAATTTCCGCGACCGCGTGGCCCTGTCCGGGGTCAACTCGATCAACTGGGCGCGGATCCTGGCTCAGATCGTCTACTACTTCGTGGCAGGCGCCGCACTCGGCGCACCGCATCGTAAAGTGTCCTTCACCGTGCCGACCGGCAATTTCGGCGACATCTTCGCTGGCTATGCCGCCATGAAGATGGGCCTGCCGGTCGACAAGCTGGTGGTGGCCACCAACGTCAACGATATATTGGCGCGGACGCTTGAGACGGGACGCTATGAAAAACGCGGCGTTCACCCGACGATTTCTCCATCGATGGACATTCAGGTGTCGTCCAACTTTGAGCGTCTGCTTTCAGAAGTGAACGGGCGTGACGGAGATGTCGTGCGCCGGATGATGAACCAGCTGAACCAGTCCGGCAGCTTTACAATCGAAGACGGGCCTCTCGCTGAGATGCGTCAGCATTTCGCCGCTGGCCGCTGTGATGAAGAGGCGACCTCGGCAACCATTGCTGAGCTCTGGACAGAGGCTGGCTATCTGCTGGATCCGCATACGGCAATCGGTGTGCATGTTGCCAAAGCGCACACGAGCGGTGAAACGCCGATGGTTGTCTTGGGCACCGCCCATCCGGCCAAATTCCCGGATGCGGTCGAAGCAGCAAGCGGCGACCGTCCGGATCTGCCGGAAAATCTGAAAGACATGATGTTTGCCGAGGAGCGCCAGCAGGTTCTGGCGGCCGAACAGGGCGCGGTCGAACAATATATTGAAAAACACGCCCGTGCCGTAGGGGCAGGGGTGTAA
- a CDS encoding YqgE/AlgH family protein, translated as MSEIGAADTLEGQFLIAMPSMADSRFEHSVIYVCSHSEQGAMGLIVNQVAKHLSLEDLLIQLDIVNDDDAIRLPPQVQGMSVHKGGPVEVERGFVLHSDDFQLNQSTLAIDNGICLTATLEILRALAEGTGPRQAMLALGYAGWAPGQLENEIQSNGWLTAPADRDILFDANSEKKWHRALGSLGIDPAMLFSDAGHA; from the coding sequence ATGTCCGAAATCGGAGCAGCAGACACCCTGGAGGGTCAATTCCTGATCGCAATGCCCAGCATGGCGGACAGCCGCTTCGAGCATTCGGTCATCTATGTGTGTTCTCACTCTGAACAAGGCGCGATGGGGCTGATCGTCAATCAGGTGGCAAAACATCTGTCTCTAGAAGACTTGCTGATCCAACTGGACATCGTAAATGACGATGATGCGATCCGCTTGCCACCTCAGGTGCAGGGTATGAGTGTTCACAAGGGCGGACCGGTTGAGGTTGAGCGTGGCTTCGTCCTGCACAGCGATGACTTTCAGCTTAATCAATCGACCCTTGCGATCGACAACGGGATTTGCCTGACGGCGACGCTGGAGATTTTGAGAGCCTTGGCCGAAGGCACCGGGCCGCGGCAGGCCATGCTTGCGCTCGGCTATGCCGGCTGGGCCCCCGGCCAGCTGGAAAATGAAATCCAGTCAAATGGCTGGCTGACCGCCCCAGCGGATCGGGACATTCTTTTTGATGCGAATTCGGAAAAAAAATGGCACCGGGCCCTCGGCAGTCTGGGGATTGATCCAGCCATGTTGTTTTCAGACGCAGGACACGCCTAA
- a CDS encoding DUF983 domain-containing protein, whose protein sequence is MEDKAHFPPVNPVTAGLSGACPRCGQGKLFDGFLSVKGSCSTCGLDYSFADSGDGPAVFVIMIVGFIVVGLVLFVELSFQPPVWVHLILWLPLTVVLAGGILRPLKGLMIAVQYRHKAEEGRLDTGGDQTDQL, encoded by the coding sequence ATGGAAGACAAGGCACATTTCCCACCGGTAAACCCGGTCACAGCCGGATTATCGGGCGCTTGCCCTCGTTGCGGACAGGGAAAATTGTTCGACGGGTTCTTGAGCGTGAAAGGGTCGTGCTCCACCTGCGGGCTCGATTACAGTTTTGCCGACAGCGGGGACGGGCCAGCCGTCTTTGTCATCATGATAGTCGGGTTCATCGTCGTAGGCTTGGTGCTCTTTGTTGAATTGTCTTTTCAACCACCCGTTTGGGTCCACCTGATCCTTTGGCTGCCTCTGACCGTAGTGCTTGCGGGCGGCATTTTGCGCCCCCTCAAAGGCTTGATGATCGCCGTGCAATACCGGCATAAGGCAGAAGAAGGCCGTCTGGACACCGGCGGCGATCAAACAGACCAGTTGTAA
- a CDS encoding cytochrome c oxidase subunit 3 encodes MAGAHTKNHDYHLVEPSPWPFIASIGAFILALGSIAWMRYASGNSFELFGLELSAAKWMLFAVGLLIVLYVMFAWWRDTIKEAHEGHHTRVVSLHLRYGMILFIASEVMFFVAWFWAYFDAALFAGEAINFARAEATGGVWPPEGIETFDPWHLPLLNTLILLASGTTVTWAHHALLHDDREGLKWGLTLTVLLGVLFTICQIYEYTHAAFGFSGNIYGATFYMATGFHGFHVVVGTIFLAVCLFRALAGHFTKEQHFGFEAAAWYWHFVDVVWLFLFVAIYIWGE; translated from the coding sequence ATGGCTGGTGCACATACCAAGAACCACGATTACCACCTGGTCGAACCCAGTCCGTGGCCGTTTATAGCGTCCATTGGCGCTTTCATACTCGCACTCGGCTCGATTGCCTGGATGCGCTACGCGTCCGGCAACTCTTTCGAACTCTTTGGCCTTGAGTTGTCCGCTGCGAAATGGATGCTGTTCGCAGTTGGCCTGCTGATTGTTCTTTACGTGATGTTCGCCTGGTGGCGTGACACCATCAAGGAAGCGCATGAAGGTCATCACACACGCGTTGTGTCGCTGCACTTGCGTTACGGCATGATCCTGTTCATCGCCTCTGAAGTAATGTTCTTTGTTGCCTGGTTCTGGGCCTATTTCGATGCGGCCCTGTTTGCTGGCGAGGCAATCAACTTTGCCCGTGCTGAGGCAACGGGTGGTGTCTGGCCACCGGAAGGCATCGAGACGTTTGATCCGTGGCACCTTCCGCTGCTCAACACGCTGATCCTGCTAGCATCCGGTACCACCGTTACCTGGGCACACCATGCGCTTCTGCATGACGATCGCGAAGGTCTGAAGTGGGGTCTGACGCTGACGGTTCTGCTCGGTGTTCTCTTCACCATCTGCCAGATCTACGAGTACACCCACGCAGCCTTCGGTTTCAGCGGCAACATCTACGGCGCAACCTTCTACATGGCGACAGGCTTCCATGGCTTCCACGTCGTCGTCGGAACGATCTTCCTCGCGGTTTGCCTGTTCCGTGCACTTGCTGGCCACTTTACTAAAGAGCAGCACTTCGGTTTCGAAGCAGCGGCCTGGTACTGGCACTTCGTTGACGTTGTCTGGCTGTTCCTGTTTGTCGCCATCTACATCTGGGGCGAATAA
- a CDS encoding SURF1 family protein: MGRARKLIIPAIAAMIGLAILLNLGFWQVRRLAEKETLIEQVETGLKSAPVAAPGVAVWEGLSDEDDYRRVSVTGRFLEQNVFYYISLTDPVGTYGGPGELVYSPFETAEGWTVLINRGFLPDGVPDEIKREALTPPSGDQMLVGLLRLSETPVWTTPAPDLNAKLWFARDTDAMAEAMNVGGNLAPYSIDLEAGHTPEGGLPQAGETLVRFKNDHLGYALTWFGLAATLIGVFLAYAAAVLWPRKQEHSANVD; encoded by the coding sequence ATGGGCCGCGCCCGAAAACTCATCATTCCCGCTATTGCAGCTATGATTGGATTGGCAATCCTGTTGAACCTTGGTTTCTGGCAGGTTCGGCGGTTGGCTGAAAAAGAAACGCTGATTGAACAAGTTGAGACAGGTCTGAAATCGGCCCCTGTGGCCGCGCCCGGCGTTGCAGTTTGGGAAGGGCTCAGTGATGAGGACGATTACCGCCGGGTCTCGGTCACAGGCCGTTTCCTGGAGCAAAACGTTTTCTATTACATTTCGCTCACCGATCCGGTCGGTACATATGGCGGGCCGGGCGAACTGGTCTACAGTCCATTCGAAACGGCAGAGGGATGGACGGTCTTGATCAACCGGGGGTTTTTGCCCGACGGCGTTCCGGACGAAATCAAGCGTGAAGCTCTCACGCCACCATCAGGAGACCAGATGCTGGTCGGACTTTTGCGGCTGAGTGAGACACCTGTCTGGACCACGCCGGCACCGGACCTGAATGCAAAACTCTGGTTTGCCCGCGATACCGATGCCATGGCGGAGGCAATGAACGTCGGCGGAAACCTTGCGCCCTACAGCATCGACCTGGAAGCCGGGCATACGCCAGAAGGTGGTTTACCGCAGGCCGGTGAAACCCTGGTGCGTTTCAAGAACGATCATCTGGGATATGCGCTGACCTGGTTTGGTCTTGCCGCAACCCTCATAGGGGTTTTCTTGGCTTACGCGGCCGCCGTATTGTGGCCGCGTAAGCAGGAGCATTCAGCAAACGTGGATTAA
- a CDS encoding M16 family metallopeptidase — protein sequence MKVETTVLENGLTVVTDQMPHLKTAALGVWVRTGSRAENADQNGITHLLEHMAFKGTKSRSARGIAEEIEAVGGELNASTSIEHTNYYARILAEDLPLAVDILADILQNSTFEAEELVREQHVILQEIGASNDAPEDQAFDLFQATAWPEQAIGRPILGTPETVQGFGRDSLNDYLASRYRAPDMVLSAAGAVDHDELVSLARQKFGAINSEPAAPDPDARYSGGEKLLNKDLMEAQVLIGFEGRPYKAKDYYAIQILASVLGGGMSSRLFQEIREKHGLCYAIYSFHWAFSDTGLFGIHAATSHEDLGALMPMIADELVSAAHTITEDEVARSRAQIRAGLMMALESPAARAGQIARQILVHGRVLAPDEISAKIEAVTAADIREAAYNTFVGTTPTLTAIGPINGIMTADELAARLQQAPVRQAASM from the coding sequence ATGAAAGTAGAAACGACAGTTCTCGAAAATGGCCTGACCGTCGTCACCGACCAGATGCCGCACCTGAAGACAGCAGCACTTGGTGTCTGGGTCCGCACCGGATCCAGAGCGGAAAACGCGGATCAAAACGGCATTACGCACCTTCTTGAACATATGGCGTTCAAGGGGACGAAGAGCCGGTCGGCACGCGGGATTGCGGAAGAAATCGAGGCTGTTGGCGGCGAACTGAACGCGTCTACAAGCATTGAACACACAAACTACTATGCGCGGATCCTGGCGGAAGACCTTCCGCTCGCCGTGGATATTCTGGCGGACATTCTGCAGAACTCGACCTTTGAGGCCGAAGAGCTCGTGCGCGAGCAACACGTTATCTTGCAGGAGATCGGTGCATCCAACGATGCTCCGGAAGATCAGGCATTTGATCTGTTCCAGGCGACAGCCTGGCCGGAACAGGCAATTGGCCGTCCGATCCTGGGCACACCGGAAACCGTGCAAGGCTTCGGCCGCGACAGTCTCAACGACTATTTGGCAAGCCGCTACCGGGCACCGGACATGGTTCTGTCGGCTGCAGGCGCGGTGGACCATGACGAGCTTGTTTCACTCGCTCGCCAAAAGTTTGGTGCCATCAACAGCGAACCGGCCGCCCCGGATCCTGATGCTCGGTATTCAGGTGGTGAAAAGCTGCTCAACAAGGACCTGATGGAAGCTCAAGTCCTAATCGGCTTTGAGGGCCGTCCTTACAAGGCCAAGGACTACTACGCCATCCAGATTCTGGCGTCCGTGCTGGGCGGAGGTATGTCGTCGCGCCTGTTCCAGGAAATTCGTGAAAAGCATGGCCTGTGCTACGCGATTTACAGCTTCCACTGGGCGTTTTCCGACACAGGCCTCTTCGGTATTCACGCCGCAACGAGCCACGAGGACCTAGGCGCTCTGATGCCGATGATTGCAGATGAGCTGGTGTCTGCCGCCCATACGATCACCGAGGACGAAGTAGCGCGCTCCCGGGCGCAGATCCGTGCAGGTTTGATGATGGCTCTGGAAAGCCCAGCGGCCCGGGCCGGTCAGATTGCCCGTCAGATTCTGGTGCATGGCCGGGTCCTGGCTCCGGATGAGATCTCGGCCAAGATCGAGGCTGTCACGGCGGCTGACATTCGCGAGGCGGCTTACAACACCTTCGTTGGCACAACGCCGACACTGACGGCAATCGGCCCGATCAACGGCATCATGACTGCCGATGAGCTGGCGGCGCGGCTTCAGCAGGCGCCGGTCCGGCAGGCTGCATCAATGTAA